One Roseburia rectibacter DNA window includes the following coding sequences:
- a CDS encoding helix-turn-helix domain-containing protein, which produces MKKMSKTRNKENLLPFHIIKAASEGDVSAINAVLKHYEGYIIKLSTRKLYDESGQVHYCIDETLRRRLETKLITKILAFEVA; this is translated from the coding sequence ATGAAAAAGATGTCTAAAACCAGAAACAAAGAAAATTTGTTGCCTTTCCATATTATAAAGGCAGCATCAGAGGGCGATGTGAGTGCAATCAATGCCGTGTTAAAACATTATGAAGGTTACATAATCAAATTGTCCACAAGAAAGCTGTATGACGAAAGTGGACAGGTACATTACTGCATTGATGAAACTCTGCGTCGCAGATTAGAAACAAAGCTGATCACAAAGATATTGGCTTTTGAAGTTGCATAA
- a CDS encoding sigma-70 family RNA polymerase sigma factor, with amino-acid sequence MGQPSSKDEMTVRHQFDRLCQMALKGEAVNYYKHMDYRRKHEVTFSELSEKELSKLFTMDEYGTENHHFEVHGYDIEVKNTLIAEALKELTERKRNVILLSYFMEMSDADIAREMNLVRSTIHEHRTRSLEILRKIMEGIADEKDV; translated from the coding sequence ATGGGGCAACCTTCTTCTAAGGATGAAATGACCGTCAGGCATCAGTTTGACCGTTTGTGCCAGATGGCATTAAAAGGCGAAGCTGTCAATTATTACAAGCACATGGACTATCGCAGAAAACACGAAGTCACATTCTCTGAACTGTCAGAAAAGGAGCTGAGCAAATTATTTACTATGGATGAGTACGGAACAGAAAATCATCATTTTGAAGTGCATGGCTATGATATTGAAGTAAAAAATACTTTGATTGCGGAAGCATTAAAAGAACTTACGGAAAGAAAAAGGAATGTTATTTTACTTTCCTATTTCATGGAGATGAGCGATGCAGATATTGCAAGAGAAATGAATCTGGTTCGCAGTACCATTCATGAACACAGAACACGCTCACTGGAAATTTTGAGAAAGATTATGGAAGGAATAGCAGATGAAAAAGATGTCTAA
- a CDS encoding site-specific integrase, translating to MSERNRNQKRRDKKGRILRNGESQRADGRYAFVYTDCFGKQKFLYSWKLESTDPLPVGRRPCQSLREKEKVILRDINDGITPYGDNLTVLELVKKYIAQKTGVRHNTAANYNFVINIIKKEEFGALRIDKVKLSDAKAWLIKLQADGRGYSTIHSVRGVVRPAFQMAVDDDLIRKNPFEFQLCTVVVNDSVTREAITRKQERKFLEFIKNDEHYKRYYDGMFILFKTGLRISEFCGLTLSDIDFEEKQISVNHQLQRTRDMKYVIEDTKTSSGTRIIPMTEEVYECFKRIVENRKKPKKEPVIDGYKGFLFLDKKDMPEVALHWEKHFEWALAKHNRIYKEQLPKITPHVCRHTYCSNMAKSGMNPKTFQYLMGHSDIGVTLNTYTHLGAEDAKEELGKYAKMA from the coding sequence TTGAGTGAAAGAAATCGCAATCAGAAAAGACGTGATAAAAAAGGACGTATTTTACGAAACGGAGAAAGCCAGCGAGCGGATGGAAGATATGCATTTGTTTATACAGACTGCTTTGGAAAACAGAAATTTCTTTACAGTTGGAAGTTGGAATCGACAGATCCTCTTCCGGTAGGAAGAAGACCTTGTCAGTCACTTAGAGAAAAGGAAAAAGTCATATTAAGGGATATAAATGATGGTATTACTCCTTATGGTGATAATTTGACAGTTCTTGAGTTGGTAAAAAAGTATATTGCTCAGAAGACTGGGGTTCGCCATAATACAGCTGCGAATTATAATTTTGTTATCAACATTATTAAGAAAGAGGAATTTGGAGCATTAAGGATTGATAAGGTAAAACTATCAGATGCAAAAGCATGGTTGATTAAGCTTCAGGCAGATGGTAGGGGATACAGCACCATTCATTCAGTTCGTGGAGTGGTAAGACCTGCTTTTCAAATGGCTGTAGATGATGATTTGATTCGTAAAAATCCGTTCGAGTTTCAACTATGTACAGTAGTTGTAAACGATAGTGTAACAAGAGAAGCCATAACCAGAAAACAAGAAAGAAAGTTCTTGGAATTTATTAAGAATGATGAGCATTATAAACGATACTATGATGGTATGTTTATCCTCTTTAAAACCGGACTTCGTATTTCAGAGTTCTGCGGATTGACACTTTCCGATATTGATTTTGAAGAAAAGCAAATCAGTGTAAATCATCAGCTTCAAAGAACCAGAGATATGAAGTATGTTATTGAAGATACCAAAACGTCAAGTGGAACTAGAATCATTCCTATGACTGAGGAAGTGTATGAATGTTTTAAGCGTATTGTTGAAAATCGTAAAAAGCCCAAGAAAGAACCTGTGATTGATGGATATAAGGGATTTCTGTTTTTAGATAAGAAGGATATGCCGGAAGTTGCTTTACATTGGGAAAAGCATTTTGAGTGGGCATTGGCTAAGCATAATCGAATCTATAAAGAGCAGTTACCAAAAATCACGCCGCATGTTTGCAGGCATACCTACTGCAGCAATATGGCAAAAAGCGGGATGAATCCTAAAACGTTTCAGTATCTTATGGGACATTCAGACATTGGGGTAACATTGAATACATATACGCATCTGGGAGCAGAGGATGCCAAGGAAGAACTTGGCAAATATGCTAAGATGGCTTAA
- a CDS encoding excisionase produces MVPIWEKYMLTVDEAVQYFGIGEKKIRMLISENTDTDYCFTVQVGNKSLINRHKFEEFLNQTTSL; encoded by the coding sequence ATGGTTCCAATCTGGGAGAAGTATATGCTGACGGTTGACGAAGCAGTTCAATATTTTGGAATTGGTGAAAAGAAGATAAGGATGCTGATTTCTGAAAATACTGATACTGATTATTGTTTTACGGTGCAGGTTGGGAATAAATCGTTGATTAATCGGCATAAATTTGAAGAATTTCTTAATCAAACCACTTCCTTGTAG
- a CDS encoding helix-turn-helix domain-containing protein, whose product MITDKVGNRIKELRKIEGISQEKLAFKAELDRTYVAGVESGKRNLSIKSLEKILNALDISFEEFFENM is encoded by the coding sequence ATGATAACCGATAAAGTTGGAAATCGAATTAAGGAACTTCGTAAGATAGAAGGCATTAGTCAAGAAAAATTGGCATTTAAAGCAGAGTTGGATAGGACATATGTTGCGGGAGTTGAAAGTGGTAAAAGAAATCTTTCTATAAAAAGTTTGGAAAAGATTTTGAATGCACTAGATATTTCTTTTGAAGAATTTTTTGAAAACATGTAA
- a CDS encoding helix-turn-helix domain-containing protein has translation MKIYWNKEKNSKNLIGQRVKELRTEKHISQKALAEQLQLAGYEFSDLTVLRIEQGTRFVPDYEVVALAEFFHVSCEYLLGIKNEK, from the coding sequence ATGAAGATTTACTGGAATAAAGAAAAAAATTCCAAAAACCTTATTGGACAACGTGTAAAAGAATTACGAACCGAAAAGCACATATCACAAAAAGCATTAGCTGAACAACTCCAGCTTGCCGGATATGAATTTAGTGATTTGACTGTATTACGCATTGAACAAGGGACACGCTTTGTACCGGATTATGAAGTAGTGGCTCTGGCAGAATTTTTTCATGTATCTTGTGAATATCTCTTGGGTATTAAAAATGAAAAATAA
- a CDS encoding winged helix-turn-helix domain-containing protein, whose product MGKMLLLSFENSEDDVISEILSILENKQMKICENKNIKKCLEFQGLTINAERRLAVKGNKEIEFTFTEFEILLLLAQNAGMVFSKEKIYNIVWKEPYFGDYNIVMSHIRNLRGKIEDNPSKPIYIQTVWGVGYRFNKNLSSGL is encoded by the coding sequence ATGGGGAAAATGTTGCTGTTGTCATTTGAAAATAGTGAAGATGATGTTATTAGCGAGATATTAAGCATATTAGAAAATAAGCAAATGAAAATATGTGAAAATAAGAACATAAAAAAATGCTTAGAATTTCAGGGATTAACAATAAATGCTGAAAGACGGTTGGCGGTAAAAGGAAACAAAGAAATAGAATTTACTTTTACGGAATTTGAAATTCTTTTACTGTTAGCGCAAAATGCTGGAATGGTATTTAGCAAGGAGAAAATATATAATATTGTTTGGAAAGAGCCATATTTTGGTGATTATAATATTGTCATGAGCCATATCCGCAACCTGCGTGGAAAAATAGAAGATAATCCAAGTAAACCGATTTACATACAGACTGTATGGGGAGTAGGGTATCGCTTCAATAAAAATTTAAGCAGTGGTCTGTAA
- a CDS encoding helix-turn-helix transcriptional regulator: protein MAKSKKIDKDMGFRLKKARLDQKLTYDELSEKSGVSSRYIKEIENHGNVPSLEKLGQLIRALHISADPFFLSGSSNR from the coding sequence ATGGCTAAATCTAAGAAAATTGATAAAGACATGGGTTTTCGCCTGAAGAAAGCCAGATTAGACCAAAAGCTGACTTATGATGAGTTATCCGAAAAATCCGGTGTCTCATCAAGATATATCAAAGAGATTGAAAATCATGGCAATGTTCCAAGTCTTGAAAAACTCGGACAACTCATTCGTGCTTTACATATCTCTGCCGATCCGTTTTTTTTATCCGGCAGCTCCAACCGATAA